The nucleotide sequence GTGTACTACTTTTTAGATGTTCATACATGATGAAAGAAATAAGATTATTTTTGGACAGTATTCTTACCAGAGCataaaaattgatattttaaagaaaaccttgtataaagaacattttgtaaacatttttaaagaaacacaaaaaattaataaaaatcataaagtTGAGAGTAATTATGTACATCTGCTACCTCTAGACATTCACACCCACAAGCCGTTTCCTGCTGATTGGACCCAAAGAGAATTCAGCTTCCATCATGACACTCTGGGCTTGAAAcccttttaaattaaatacacaaaccACATTCAACTAGGACTTGATTTCAAGTCATTAATGCTAACGTGTTAATCATAATCTGGTTTGTGTTGTTTATCAGTGGGCAGGACATCCTTAATATTTCACTGTAGAGCGTTACATTAAAATGAACGTTTTGCATGACACCCTGtatgacagacagacatgatTCTATGCATAGTGCATTCATTGTTGATGACTTCAGAAAGGGCAGCTGTAGTCCTTCAGTTCCATGGCCCTGTAGACTCTAGGCTTTACCCTCAATGTGCAATAACATTAGAATTTTCTGTCTGAACAATGTTTCATTAACTGTTTACTGGTGAACAGTGAACTAAGAAAGACCAGCCACCAGGAACTTTACTGACTTTGGTTGACAGGAAGATGAAATCGAATGACACTTCTTTAtcaattacattaaaaacataatgtaGACATGAGAGAATATGACATTTAAAGTGTTAAAAATATCTTGTTTTTTCAGACTTTAGTTCCATCTGGTCCTTCATTAATGTAAATTACACTAGCAAAAAATATTTCCCTGTACTCTGGTCAACTTATAATTCTGTGAACAAGTGAGACCAACTGTTCAGACCTCAGTTACTCACAAAATCAAACTCATTTGAAAACTTAGTCTTTTTAATTGTAGTTTGACAATTATTTTCTGAGTCAAAAATTAAATGGATACAATctatttaaactttatttagcTAAAATGTGTTGCATTTCTACACAGGATGAAGAAAACAGTGTTGACCCCAATGTATGTACCGTATTTTCCACATAAGCCAGTGTTCTCAGAAATGCCAAATTTCCCTAACATGATTTCCATCTCTGCCCCGACTCCTTTCATTAAACAATTCCGATTAACAGTTTACTACATCAGCCTATCTACATATAAAACCTccaaataatatataaattccAATCTGTTAACTAAACATCAGTTTTACAGTCCATGAACTGCAACTTTACATCACATTCCTGTAGtgcaaagaagaaaaacaattgTCCGAAGTACAATTGGCTCAAGTCTGGGACGACACCAACAGAAGGCGTTGAAGTTTGTCGCGAACTCTGAAGGCTTGGTTGAGCAACAAACTGACTGACACCCGTCTGTTAATTGTCTGAACAGGGGATGGAGGAAGATCTAAGATCCTTAGTACAgtattctcaaaaaaaaaattagaatcaCATTTATCAACAAGAAATCACTCCTAATAAAGGAGTTGGCACAGTCCAAAGAGATAGACATTGGAACATGATGCAAAAGCAGTACAGCAGACCCGAAGATAGAAAGCAAGGAAGAAACCTGGGGAAAAGAAATAGACGTACAGTTCATCTGGCAAGCGGTAAGTAATTTAACGGAAACTATTCTGCGTTTTCCCCTTCAGGAAAGTGAGGTTCTGTCTGTGGCAGAAAACTGAAAAGgcgagaaatgaaaaaaaaaatgggggggtgggggggggggcgagaatGGGTGGAAAGGCCAGTCTCAGTGGTGCGAGGGCTCGAGCTTGCGTAGCcgcagggggttggggggcagggcCTGTGCGGTGGCCGCAGAAGAGGCCGCCTCCTCGGGGGACCTGAAGAGGACCCTGCCCCTGTGATTGAACAGGTAAAAAGATGGGTGGTTTCCCAAAGTGTCGAACGTCCTGGAAAACAacgaggaaagagaaaaaatgaaattagtgAGTGAGGAAGGTTACGCGGTATAATGAGGCTAATTAAAGACCCTCCTGCAATCCAAACCATCATTTTAAAGTTATATGCAAAGAACCACGTTGAGCCTATTTTATTCAGCTGAATTTAAACGAGTTTCTTCTCCATCCTAAAAGCAGCAACATTTTTACTGGTCATTTGGATATCTGGATTTGGTACTGGTCATTAATTCAAGtggtatttacattttaaccaatcagcagcaagacCATTTAGGAGGCTGCCAATCAGAAATGAACTTAAAGCGAATATCAATACAGAATGGACAAGGCTTCAGTGCCTGTGTTTAGAAACTGCATACTTTATATCAAAATTGACTATATCAAGTCAATTTTATTATGTTccagtttatatattttcagatatttaatttctcattttcaaatttgatAGTAAGCATATATCTTTATCTTGCGGTTTAATGGACACTTCTAACGCAATAAGAAAGGACTGCACCGGGTCTTTTATTAGCAGGCAACTTCTCTGCCACCATCAGACTTTAGGGAGGCTTTGGGTGCCATTACGTTTCTCGTTTCTAGAAAAGTAAAACTGATCTGTGTACTCAATGCAAGTAGTGACAACATTTGAGGGGTGTTAAATCCAATAAAACTATTTAACCATGGAATACCCACAAAATAATACATCAATATTCATCCCATCAAGGAGAGAAATACATTCCATTTAACATGAACCTACAAGAATGTTCTCACTGAGGAACCTTTCTATTTTCCGAGAGCAAAACTGAAACTTACTTGTTTTTGAGCTCTGAAGAGGCATCCATGTCTTTGAACTCCCCAGCAATGTGGACTATGCCATAACAGGTCACCACAAATGCTAACAAGGTCTGTAGGACTATCTGCAGGGAAATACAAATGATCTACAGTGAGACACAAGAATTCTTGCATAgtttaaaatattcagatttCTCTGTAACTGACTGGTACATGTTAATGTTATTGCAAATGGACGGTgatacatttaataataaaccatttttatagTGAGTAAATGCTGAGCAAGGCAAGTTcgatttacaattaaataacttggcagatgcttttagccaaagtgacttacaaaaaTCTATTTCACACGGTAAGCAAAGACCACTAAAGCTTCAGATACGCAGTTACCAAATCAAATAAATGCCACCATCAGGGTGCAGGTCTCAAGacctgtaaaataaatgcagagaatggttctttttttaaatagaagctATGAGTGTAGTCTGAAAATGTGGGCTTCAGACATTTTGGAAAACAGCCAGTGAATCTATGTTCCCAACTGATTGGAGGAATTGGTTCCAGCattgggggatgggggcagAGAAGACCTCAGGATTTGAGGGGTGGCTGCCAGGTGGCAAGAGGATGCTGAGCAGAGAGGTCTGGTTGGACTGTATGGTGTAATCACTGTCTGAAGACAGGAAGGGGCAGTACGTATGGTATGCCAGTCTGAGAAATTTGAATTGAATCTGGGACAACCACTGGAAACCAGTGAAGGGTGTACAAAAATGTTGTGTGGCGTGTGTGAATATAGGTAGGTTGAAGAACAAGTAACACTTCAatgcaaaagcacacacaggcacttacATCTATTggtaatgtttcattttccttctCTGTGAGTCGCATGTAAGAACGATCtgtaagggaaaaaaatcaaatgtcGCAAACACAATCAATTAGGTGTTGTCCCTTTTGAATGGTCAAACCCCAAAAGCCTACATCAATGTCCACTGAGAAAAAgtcct is from Anguilla anguilla isolate fAngAng1 chromosome 9, fAngAng1.pri, whole genome shotgun sequence and encodes:
- the LOC118235700 gene encoding membrane magnesium transporter 1; this translates as MASSIWKGLVGIGLFALAHAAFSAAQHRSYMRLTEKENETLPIDIVLQTLLAFVVTCYGIVHIAGEFKDMDASSELKNKTFDTLGNHPSFYLFNHRGRVLFRSPEEAASSAATAQALPPNPLRLRKLEPSHH